The Streptomyces sp. Alt3 genome has a segment encoding these proteins:
- a CDS encoding N-acetylmuramoyl-L-alanine amidase, whose translation MRHHDFVPPTCRPWPRHRPVFAAAALAGVCLTASGCAGDGGPGPGAGPESATRPASSSASASAPPGTPSASTSPSGGSTSPEPLPRGPLTGRTVVIDPGHNPGNRDHTREINGQVDIGTGRKECDTTGTATDAGYAEARFTLDVSRRLRTLLEEQGAEVVLTQDGDRPWGPCVDERARIGNKAKADAVVSIHADGSATGNRGFHVILPAAVNGGAADTSNIVVPSRELGVRIAGNFVRVTGSAPSNYIGGSTGLDTRDDLGGLNLSTVPKVFIECGNMRDPKDAALLTSAGWRQKAALGIAGGIGSYLKR comes from the coding sequence GTGCGTCACCATGACTTCGTTCCCCCCACATGCCGCCCGTGGCCGCGCCACCGGCCCGTGTTCGCCGCAGCGGCCCTGGCGGGTGTCTGCCTGACCGCCTCGGGGTGTGCGGGGGACGGCGGGCCCGGCCCCGGCGCGGGCCCCGAATCCGCGACCCGGCCGGCCTCGTCCTCGGCGTCCGCCTCAGCCCCGCCAGGGACGCCGAGCGCGTCCACGAGTCCCTCCGGCGGGTCCACGTCCCCCGAGCCGCTGCCCCGGGGCCCGCTCACCGGCCGCACCGTGGTGATCGACCCCGGGCACAACCCCGGGAACCGGGATCACACACGGGAGATCAACGGCCAGGTGGACATCGGGACCGGCCGCAAGGAGTGCGACACCACCGGCACCGCCACCGACGCGGGGTACGCGGAGGCCCGGTTCACCCTCGACGTGTCCCGGAGGCTGCGGACGCTGCTGGAGGAGCAGGGGGCCGAGGTCGTCCTGACCCAGGACGGCGACCGCCCCTGGGGTCCGTGCGTCGACGAGCGTGCGCGGATCGGCAACAAGGCGAAGGCCGACGCGGTCGTCTCCATCCACGCGGACGGTTCCGCAACCGGCAACCGGGGATTCCACGTCATTCTTCCCGCGGCGGTGAACGGCGGCGCGGCGGACACCTCGAACATCGTGGTCCCTTCGCGCGAACTGGGAGTGCGGATTGCCGGGAATTTCGTACGCGTCACCGGAAGCGCCCCTTCCAATTACATCGGTGGCAGCACCGGGCTGGACACCCGTGACGATCTCGGCGGCCTGAATCTGTCGACCGTGCCCAAAGTGTTCATCGAATGCGGCAATATGCGTGATCCGAAGGACGCAGCCCTGCTCACCAGTGCGGGCTGGCGCCAGAAGGCCGCTCTCGGCATCGCCGGGGGCATCGGCAGCTATCTGAAGAGGTAG
- a CDS encoding class I SAM-dependent methyltransferase, with translation MGRRPIRRPTRRNPVAAESSARPDPEVLAAFEAAKGFMPVHEGLALYAAAVEAAALGLPLLEVGTYCGRSAILLADAARAAGVTALTVDHHRGSEEQQPGWEYHDPSVVDPEIGLMDTLPTFRRTLHRAGLEEHVVALVGRSPQVAAVWGGSLGLVFIDGGHTDEHANGDYEGWAPKVADGGLLVIHDVFPDPADGGQAPYRVHRRALESGAFTEISVTDSLRVLRRTGPGI, from the coding sequence ATGGGACGCCGTCCGATCCGCCGCCCCACCAGGAGGAACCCCGTGGCCGCCGAGTCGTCCGCCCGTCCCGACCCGGAGGTTCTCGCCGCCTTCGAGGCTGCCAAGGGCTTCATGCCGGTCCACGAGGGGCTCGCGCTGTACGCCGCCGCGGTCGAGGCCGCCGCGCTGGGGCTGCCTCTCCTGGAGGTCGGCACCTACTGCGGGCGGTCCGCGATCCTGCTGGCGGACGCCGCGCGGGCGGCCGGGGTGACCGCCCTGACCGTCGACCACCACCGGGGCAGCGAGGAGCAGCAGCCGGGGTGGGAGTACCACGACCCGTCGGTGGTGGACCCGGAGATCGGTCTGATGGACACGCTCCCGACCTTCCGGCGCACGCTGCACAGGGCGGGTCTGGAGGAGCACGTGGTGGCACTCGTCGGACGGTCCCCCCAGGTGGCGGCCGTCTGGGGCGGTTCGCTCGGCCTGGTCTTCATCGACGGCGGGCACACCGACGAGCACGCGAACGGCGACTACGAGGGCTGGGCCCCGAAGGTCGCCGACGGCGGTCTGCTGGTGATCCACGACGTGTTCCCGGACCCGGCTGACGGCGGCCAGGCCCCCTACCGGGTCCACCGACGCGCCCTGGAATCGGGGGCGTTCACCGAGATCTCGGTGACGGACTCCCTGCGCGTCCTGCGGCGTACGGGGCCGGGGATCTGA
- a CDS encoding M20/M25/M40 family metallo-hydrolase: MSIVPASEQAQEEAVGLCAELIRFDTSNPTSDERAAADWVVARLAEAGIESVLVESAPGRANVIARIAGADPSRGALLVHGHLDVVPADASEWQVPPFSGEIRDGYLWGRGAIDMKDTVAVMLATARHFARTGTRPARDLVLAFLADEEAGGKFGAHWLVEHRPELFAGATEAIGEGGGFSFAIDDTRRLYPIENAQRGMAWMELTATGRAGHGSSPNDENAVTDLAESLTRIGRETFPVRLIEPVRALLEEAARLYGVEFDEDDIEGTLSRLGPVADFMQVVLRNSANPTMFSAGYQTNVIPGKATARVDGRFLPGHEQELLDTIDRLLLPSVSREWVNHDIALETTFDGPLVDAMCAAVRAEDPDGHPVPYCNPGGTDAKAFTHLGIRCFGFKGLKLPHDLDYGRLFHGVDERVPLEGLRFGVRVMTRLWQSC, translated from the coding sequence ATGAGCATCGTCCCCGCGTCCGAACAGGCCCAGGAGGAGGCCGTCGGCCTCTGCGCCGAGCTGATCCGCTTCGACACCTCCAACCCGACCAGCGACGAACGCGCCGCTGCGGACTGGGTGGTCGCCCGCCTCGCCGAGGCCGGCATCGAGTCCGTGCTGGTGGAGTCGGCGCCCGGCCGGGCCAACGTCATCGCCCGGATCGCGGGGGCCGACCCCTCCCGGGGCGCCCTGCTGGTCCACGGCCACCTCGACGTCGTACCCGCCGACGCCTCCGAGTGGCAGGTGCCGCCGTTCTCCGGGGAGATCCGCGACGGCTACCTGTGGGGGCGCGGCGCGATCGACATGAAGGACACGGTCGCGGTCATGCTGGCCACCGCCCGGCACTTCGCACGGACGGGTACGCGGCCGGCCCGCGATCTGGTCCTCGCCTTCCTCGCCGACGAGGAGGCGGGCGGGAAGTTCGGCGCGCACTGGCTGGTCGAGCACCGTCCCGAGCTCTTCGCCGGGGCCACCGAGGCGATCGGCGAGGGGGGCGGGTTCTCCTTCGCGATCGACGACACCCGGCGGCTGTACCCCATCGAGAACGCCCAGCGCGGCATGGCCTGGATGGAGCTCACCGCCACCGGCCGGGCCGGCCACGGCTCGTCCCCCAACGACGAGAACGCGGTCACCGATCTCGCCGAGTCCCTCACCCGCATCGGCCGTGAGACCTTCCCCGTGCGGCTGATCGAACCGGTCCGCGCCCTGCTGGAGGAGGCCGCGCGCCTCTACGGCGTCGAGTTCGACGAGGACGACATCGAGGGCACGCTGTCCCGGCTGGGGCCGGTGGCGGACTTCATGCAGGTGGTGCTGCGCAACTCCGCCAACCCCACCATGTTCAGCGCGGGTTACCAGACCAACGTGATCCCGGGGAAGGCCACCGCCCGGGTCGACGGGCGTTTCCTGCCGGGCCACGAGCAGGAACTGCTCGACACGATCGACCGGCTGCTGCTGCCCTCCGTCAGCAGGGAGTGGGTCAACCACGACATCGCGCTGGAGACGACGTTCGACGGCCCGCTGGTCGACGCGATGTGCGCGGCGGTCCGCGCGGAGGACCCGGACGGCCACCCCGTCCCGTACTGCAACCCCGGCGGCACGGATGCCAAGGCGTTCACCCACCTGGGGATCCGCTGCTTCGGCTTCAAGGGGCTGAAGCTCCCGCACGACCTGGACTACGGCCGCCTCTTCCACGGCGTGGACGAGCGCGTCCCGCTGGAGGGCCTGCGCTTCGGCGTCCGGGTCATGACCCGACTCTGGCAGAGCTGCTGA